The proteins below are encoded in one region of Micromonospora pisi:
- a CDS encoding 2-hydroxyacid dehydrogenase has product MKAWIPHEHGRSMLGDIPDGVTVQCAPAPDQLPSDPSGVRFWVPPFLAPAEVVGLAAELPDLRVVQLLTAGAEVWAGRLPDGVLLCDARGVHDSPTAEWVVAAILARLRAFPLFARAQPRHEWAYAEATPTDELFGKRVLIVGAGSVGAALVARLLPFEVELTLVARTARPAEGVHGVADLPGLLPAADIVVLLVPLTDLTRGLVDARFLAAMRDGALLVNAARGPVADTDALVAELTTGRLSAALDVTDPEPLPAGHPLWDLPNVLITPHVGGSVRGLLPRAYRLAGEQLRRLVAGEPLINEVVDGY; this is encoded by the coding sequence GTGAAGGCATGGATCCCGCACGAGCACGGCCGGTCGATGCTCGGCGACATTCCCGACGGGGTGACGGTGCAGTGCGCTCCCGCTCCGGACCAGTTGCCGTCGGATCCGTCCGGGGTGCGGTTCTGGGTGCCGCCGTTCCTCGCCCCGGCCGAGGTGGTGGGGCTCGCGGCGGAGCTGCCGGACCTGCGGGTGGTGCAGTTGCTCACCGCAGGGGCGGAGGTCTGGGCCGGTCGGCTGCCGGACGGGGTGCTGCTCTGCGACGCGCGGGGAGTGCACGACTCGCCGACGGCCGAGTGGGTCGTCGCGGCGATCCTCGCCCGGTTGCGGGCCTTCCCACTCTTCGCCCGCGCGCAGCCCCGCCACGAGTGGGCGTACGCGGAGGCGACGCCGACCGACGAACTCTTCGGCAAGCGGGTGCTGATCGTCGGTGCCGGGTCGGTCGGGGCGGCGCTGGTGGCCCGCCTGCTGCCGTTCGAGGTCGAGCTGACCCTGGTCGCCCGGACCGCACGGCCGGCCGAGGGGGTACACGGGGTGGCGGATCTGCCGGGCCTGCTCCCCGCGGCCGACATCGTCGTACTGCTGGTGCCGCTCACCGACCTGACCCGGGGGCTGGTCGACGCGCGTTTCCTGGCCGCCATGCGCGACGGAGCGCTGCTGGTCAACGCGGCCCGGGGCCCGGTCGCCGACACCGACGCGCTGGTGGCCGAGCTGACCACCGGCCGGTTGAGCGCGGCACTGGACGTGACCGATCCGGAGCCGCTGCCCGCCGGTCATCCGCTCTGGGACCTGCCGAACGTGCTGATCACCCCGCATGTGGGCGGTTCGGTACGGGGCCTGCTGCCGCGCGCCTACCGGCTCG